The Corvus moneduloides isolate bCorMon1 chromosome 1, bCorMon1.pri, whole genome shotgun sequence nucleotide sequence tttccaacctaaatgattcttttgttttgttttgttcggttttttttttttttttcaagaggaaGAACACGATATGTGATAGGGGAAAATATGAAAAGGGGGAGATAAAAGGGGAAAACCACCCCACAACATTtagacaagaaaataaaaccgCAGAACTTTCACACCATTCGGAGCTCTAGAACCCGCTGCGTTCGCACGTCAGGGGCAGCCGACTCTGCCTCAGCCCTCGGCGATACCATCTCTTGGCGAGGGCGGGGGGGAAGCCCGGGCGCGGCGCTCTCCCCGTCAGGCTTTCCCCCCCGCTCCTCCGCGATAAGTGGGAGAGGCAAAGCGCGTCTCCGGCGCACGCGCGGTGAACGCTCAGTGCCCGCCAGGATGGAGGAGGTGgcggagcgcggccgggccggcgcTGGGGCgagggcggcgggcggcagcgccgCCGGAGAGGAGGGAGCCAGTGCCAACGCCGCGTCCTCGCCACCGCCATGCTCCCCTCCGGAGGGCGGCGGGGCGAAGCCACTGAGCGCGGCGGAGTACGCGCGGCGCGTACACCAGTGGCTGTGGGACTCGTACTGCGGGTacctgggctggcagggctgcccACCCGCCCTCctcgccgctgccgccgccgccgccgccgccgccgcgcagccgcccccgcccgccgccgctgcctACTACAGCCCCTTCTACCTCTTCGCTCCGCCGCCGGCACACACGGCCTCCGCCGGGACGgggccccgcgcccccgccgctGCCACCCCAGCCTggccgggagcggcgggcgcGGTGTCCCCCCTGCCCAGGGCGGCCTCTGGCAGCGGCGCCGGCACCAGCGGCAGCGGCGCCTCCAGGGACACGGGGCGGACGGCGGGTGAGtgggggccggggctgggccgCTCGgcctggggaggaagaggagcctgATGAGAGACGCAGCTTCGGGAACCGGGATCTGGAGAGGGAAGCCGGGGGTGTGCGACGTTGGGAGTCGCTGCGCTTCCGTTGGCTGCGACCCCGGGCATGTGGCTGTGCCTTGTGACACAGGGTGACAGCCCTAATACCGAGATCGTAAGTCCAGAACTTGGTCCATAAACAAGTTTGAGATACAGGGTGACAGCCCTGATACCGAGGTTGTAAATTCAGAACTCGGTCCATAAGCAGGTCTGTGGGGTTTGACTCGCGTATACAGTTTACAGCTTCAGTGCTCGTAAAGATGTTTTCATGGATACGAaggagttgatttttttttttttccagtggaacTTATTCTTGTCATCACAGGCTTGTAATGCATCTAGCTTTGTAAGTAGCCCGTTTGGATGATGACATCTAAACTAACTTTGCCTGGGTTCAGTGGGCTTTTGGTGCTCAAATAAAATCATTTAGTGAAATCGAAGCAGAGAAGTGAAAATATGCTGACATTGAACAAGCTTAGGCAGCAGGATCCGAGATAAACAGACGTCTGTTGCAGCTGTAAATATTGAAGGCTGTGCACAGCAGGCCTTCTGTTTATATTTGTTCAGGAGTAAAGCAAACTCACTCTGATCACATCAGAGGGAAAACTTGGAGCAGCAACAATTCCTCACAAGTTGAGGAACGCCTAGGTCACATTCCTTGAATGTTCGTACCACTGTGAGCAGTGGTAGGAAATTGTGGAGAAGAGCACTGCTGAAGGACTTTGGAAAAAAGCCAGATCTCGTTTCTCTCTGCAGGACAAAGTACGACATTGCTGATCTCTGACATTGTTTATAAGCTTAGTGGCAGTATGTGTGTGGAAGATGTTTTTCGttcctttttccttattttcaagGGAAGGAAATCAAGCTTCTGAGCTTGCTTCTTTCTTATGTTTTTGAGCAGATGTTGCTTAAACGTGGTTAGAAcacaaaatagtattttctgtaattatgCCCTGATTCTATTATAGTTTGCTTATGAACTGATATTGCCAGTCATTAAAAGGAAGGTTGGACAAAGGCTAGGCTGAAATGATTCTTggatttttatctgttttttcaGGAGCTAATTCCATATGTTAAAGGTAATTTAGGGCATAAATAGCATTTCATGCTGATGAACGTGGTTATTCTGAATATTGCAACACACCTGGCCTTCTTAAGGGACTAGGTATGTGATCCAGTGATACAATACAGTTATAAACAAAGACTGTTGTGCTGGTGCTTTGGCTTCAGGTTGCAGATGGCTATATCTGGAATAGCTAAAGTGATTATGGctccttcttccctgctgtAGATTATTGCCCACACAGCAGGCTCGGCAGGGCAGGTCATGTATCTGTCCCTGTGCTAACGCAGTGTACAGCCCCTGTGCTTACGTAAGCTGAAATAAGTGACAGCTTATGTTAATGTTGCCGATTTTAAACTGGGATGTCAAAAAGTGGGATTGTAACTGCCTCTGCCACTTCAGTCTGCCTGCAGGTATGTGCCAGTGCACCAATACTAACAGCACCCTGGGCAGTGGCAGGCTCTGTGAACAGTCACCATGATTTAAGACACTTCCTCTCCTGGTTGCTCCCTGCCTTACTGCAGGAGACTACTGCTCATCCGTTGGGAACAGCAGGGCAAAAGGTGCATCCAAGCCTCATCTGCCCTGTGGCTGAGCAGTGCAAACCCTTGTTAAGCACTATGTGGATGCTAAATCCTGGACGTTGAGCTGGATGGATGTTGCATTTGGCTGTCCTTGCTGAACCAGTGGCAACCCTTGGCAAAAGAGTGGATTTCTGATGTGAGGAACATCTTGAATCACTGCAATGTAAATCTGCCAGAGTCTAAGGGTTGCCAAGATTTCTTAATGTGATGGAGTTGAACATAATTTGAATACTTATTTCCTAGCCCCATGGAGCTTCTTCTTTATGCAgtcatttaatttatttattcaatgGTGAATAAATCAGTCTCTGCCACCAACTTTAACAAATGTGCTGCTTTTAACAGAGCAAATGAAAGCTTTCACCTGGCACTGTGTATTCAAGCCAGGATTGGGAGACTGGCTATGTTCCCTCCTGCCTTAGTTGAAGAATCTCTAATGAGAATTTAACAGACAGCTTGGACAGGCTTTGACAATGCCAATGGAATCCATTTTAGTATTATACATGTAAGTCATGGTACTTGATACTATCGATGCAGAGCGATCAGTGCAGCAGGTATGAAATGAAGCTGTATAAACCCAGGTATGTTAAATAAGTGCTGGCTCTTACCTGATCCCTGCCTGATTCTCCTTACCTCATTTAAAAGTTCTGTGGGCTTTTGGCTtggcacacacagctcacagggCCATGGCTGGCAGCATCAGTCTCAGCAGCTGAACTGGGGAGGCTTATTCTAAATGAAATTTAgatgaaattatgttttttgAGATTAGAGTGTGGTatgattttccttcctcttctgtccTTTCTGTGTGTGGGGATAAGTATTCTCAGAAACAGTAACAAGCCCAGTCACTGTTTCCCACAGGTTCCATCTGGTAGCAGAAGGGCATTTCTCAGTGAAGTTTTGACTTGAGTCGTTGCAGGTTTCATGTGAGAGTCATGTTTGTCCTTTGGGAAGTAGAGTAGCTGGGTccagatgaaattattttgcaacTCTGTTTCTTGGAAAGTTTCCACGAAACTCTTTAATGTTTTATCTGCTTAAATAACCTGAGAAACAAAAGCTTGTGACTCCTTACTTTGTGCCCATTTGCACTTGACCAGTTAAATAGGAGAAACGTGTTAATGTTTTCTGCCTGGGGGTAGAGCAGTATGCTGTGTTTTATTATAAGTAGTCTGTAAAAATGTTTATGTTAAGTATGACTGATATTTTCATCCATTCCTGTTTGTGTCTGAGTGGAGACAAAACAGGCTGTTTTACTCTGAGAGCTGGTACTTGGTATACATGGAAGCCTTGGTGCTGATGGATAGAAAAATTTTGGTAGatctaattttcattttaatctgaCCTCTCAGATTTACATAAATCTGGTCTCTATGAGGTTGTTCTAaacaaaagaacacaaaaacTGATGCATCTTCAATGTACTTCAGTTCTTTAGTAGGGCATGATTTTGCCTGTGGTCCTAATTATGAGGGGACTCAGTTCCGAAAGAGTTAAAGTTCTTAAAGAAGGTTCTTCTAATTCAACTTAAACAATTCAGATTATATTTTATGCATACATTTTTATAAGTTTTCTTGAAGAACATGTGAGCCGAGATCAAGCTCTTGATTATGTTCTTGCAGAGAGGTTCATGTGGGTTGTTCTTTAGATGTTAGTGTTAACTTTGTGTTAGTGCAGTAAAATCTGGGTAATGTGAACTATTTCTGTTGCAGGTCGGGAGTTCCTTATCCCTTCACTGGCACACAGATTCATAGCAGAGatggtggatttttttattctgttctttatAAAGGCAACCATCATTTTAAGTATTATGCACCTCAGTGGAATAAAGTAAGTTGAACAATTTAAAGCTTTGTTACATACAGCTTTAAGTGTTTCATGCTTGTTGAGGTGTCAGGTTGTAGTTATGGTGTGTTTATGCATATGATATCATTAAATAACTGACAGAAGTTGAGGAAAAAGCACCACTAGGCTAACTTCCTTGTAAATACATCCTGATTTTGGGTCAGCTGatggaaacacagaatttgTATGGGTCCATAGCTCACAAACTTgttaaacagcttttaaaaatgtaatagtTCTGGCTGGAatgaagttaattttcttcatagtatcttctgtggtgctgtgttttagatttCTGACCTAAACAATGCTAACCACcctccaccaaaaaaaaattctgatcaAGCATATCAGATAGGTATGTACTTGGAAAATACAGCCTGGTTGCTAGGAATGCTACCACACTGCAGGCTTTACTGGGTGTAAATTTGGTTTCTTAAAAAGTGCATTGTGTGCATCAACTGTACACTAGACTGAAAGATTCGTCATTTCACGGTTTTGTATACAGCTGTAGTAATTTACCtcaaagatttccttttttagctGCTTCTTTAACTGTAGATATCTTACTCCTTAACTCAGTTACTTGCTTTGGGTTGGTGTAATCAAGTATTTCAGTCTGATTAAGAGATGAGATCTTGGTGTAGTTGATAATTCCACTACTGTACAAACACATTTCAGAACTCGGGCTTTCTGCTCAAGAACCATCCAAACGTTGCCTGACTGTAAAGCAATACTATACAGGTAACATCTTCCAGTCACCTTCAGCTGTGGCTTGGAAGGGGTGTGGAAGAGGGTCAAATCCAAAACAATAAATATGCCAGTGTAAATGATCAGTGATCGGTGGGTTTTGTTCAGATAAGCAGCAACTGAAATGCCAAACGTTTGTTTCTGTTTAGTCGCCAAATCTGACCACCCGTAATGTGACAGCTTGTGTTTCTATTTTGGCCTTAGTAGGTGGAGAATGATACAAAATGAAGTACTGGAAAGATAGGGAACAACTATATGTATATTGCTGCTGTAGAGTGGTGAAAGAGTAATTTACAGCATTTTCAATATTAATAGTTTTGTGAGACAGTCAGTTGCTTACAGGGAACTTCAGAGAAACATTCTGGGGGCTTTTGCTCGAGACGGTGTGCTTGTGGTTAGCTGAGTTGTCATGAAAAAACTACGTCCTTACAGGCTCAAGAAAGATACTTCAGGCCAAAGCTGTATTGAAGGGAAATCCAGGTTGTGCTACACCGTTTTCTTAACTCCTGggttgttttggatttttttcagcccTTAAGTCTGAATAAAGAGGAGGGCAAGTAGTACAAATATTAGATGAACTGTTTTGAATTGGGACTGCACGTTTTCATGTGAGCCTTATTTAGATGCATGAGTGAAAAATTCTTGCCTTAATGTGTTGCAAGTATATCCATTCCACGTATCAGATAAGAATGTTAAATCTGTGGGGTTCATCTTACGAAAATATGCCATTAACTCCAAATGGATGCTTCACATAGCTCTGTTAGGCTAAAAACCATAAGGTTTCAATTGCTTTATGTTTAAATCTTCCTATTGCATACCAAGGTGCCTCCAGAAGAATATAGTGAGCAGTAAAGAATGAGAATGAGGAACCCTGATGAGAACCCTGATCAGGCAAAGGAGGATATAAAACTCCCTTGATTCCTTAGGGAGACTTGCAGCTTCTCCCTTGCATTCATGAAGAATgtgcccttttctttttccttgagtGTTTGTGTAAGAAAGATACTTGGAGACTTGGATGCCTTCCATTTATATCAAGTTAGATG carries:
- the FAM8A1 gene encoding protein FAM8A1 — encoded protein: MEEVAERGRAGAGARAAGGSAAGEEGASANAASSPPPCSPPEGGGAKPLSAAEYARRVHQWLWDSYCGYLGWQGCPPALLAAAAAAAAAAAQPPPPAAAAYYSPFYLFAPPPAHTASAGTGPRAPAAATPAWPGAAGAVSPLPRAASGSGAGTSGSGASRDTGRTAGREFLIPSLAHRFIAEMVDFFILFFIKATIILSIMHLSGIKDISKFAMHYIVEEIDEDTSMEDLQKMMIVALIYRLLVCFYEIICIWGAGGATPGKFLLGLRVVTCETSVLIAPSRVLVIPSSNVSMTTSTVRALIKNFSIASFFPAFITLLFFQHNRTAYDIVAGTIVVRRNGVR